Proteins co-encoded in one Theileria equi strain WA chromosome 3, complete sequence genomic window:
- a CDS encoding hypothetical protein (encoded by transcript BEWA_006300A) — protein sequence MPRVYYDYYRKRSNSIDSDSSCSCGECACDSSYSSSCCSSDCDSTSSFEDTPRFEVSGRRYGSTPRSPDVRSAPEHPRQGVSVPDTLVANGEPIANTIELTTNTQTNKSLGETSVTSSTERPCTPTRDQNRQRVDFTINEVHSGDMQKEIDEIEMLLNDSYIQDFDTDEHLGKVTNANSHTTSLSNYTDTSYYGSGYSTDDPEGNTPNSQEESTTSDPYGRVIFSADCAWPSGFNNIQWNIENNREYDISELYAMLVSLDLPTYMYIMENVLDECVRREIEGCN from the coding sequence TATCGCAAAAGGTCTAACTCTATAGACTCTGATTCTAGCTGTTCCTGTGGGGAATGCGCTTGTGATTCCTCGTATAGCAGCTCCTGCTGTTCAAGCGATTGTGACAGTACCTCTTCTTTTGAAGATACACCTAGGTTTGAGGTATCTGGGAGAAGATATGGCTCCACTCCCAGGTCTCCAGATGTGAGGTCAGCCCCGGAGCATCCTAGACAGGGAGTATCTGTACCAGACACACTCGTTGCAAATGGAGAACCTATCGCTAATACGATAGAACTGACTACAAATACGCAAAcaaataaaagtttggGGGAAACGTCTGTTACAAGTTCTACTGAAAGGCCTTGCACACCAACGAGAGATCAAAACCGCCAAAGAGTTGATTTTACTATAAACGAAGTACACTCTGGTGATATGCAAAAGGAGattgatgaaattgaaaTGTTACTTAATGACAGTTATATCCAAGATTTCGACACCGATGAGCACCTTGGTAAGGTTACAAATGCCAATTCACACACCACTAGTCTCTCAAATTATACAGATACCTCATACTATGGTAGTGGCTATTCAACAGATGATCCAGAGGGCAATACCCCCAACTCTCAGGAAGAGTCAACCACTTCTGATCCATACGGAAGGGTAATATTTTCAGCAGATTGCGCTTGGCCGAGTGGCTTTAACAATATACAATGGAACATAGAGAACAATAGGGAGTATGATATCTCCGAATTATATGCGATGCTAGTTTCACTTGATCTCCCAACGTACATGTATATTATGGAGAACGTACTGGACGAATGTGTAAGAAGAGAAATTGAAGGGTGCAATTAG
- a CDS encoding hypothetical protein (encoded by transcript BEWA_006310A) has translation MAKASRLRVKQAKDFNSRILSYVKDNSLEKRSLTVNECLELFELQTTSLLDRNMFTFASHIFSLIKAKYKDKNSSVLENSDLDVALRILLKLSKCDIYYPELMNFVSKDISQLTIPQLLDFIFLSNQGKLRSKHHLDKAYTHCLHRINELEFDEFLKVLYYFSYYAQEYKNIFLSHIDKMQNNLSRLSEEDMVMLLNVSKLLYQHDGSTTLRDLVVSHINHNIDSYDGNFLMRAVSEISRGARTKTSARLLQYVTTRDYITEEFQTCQIATLINFMTSIVYWRRGIQLLTNILNTLALRIAEIAKNKNIGIWSDIYNNIYITGWFSLEFMRAGMSNIVMEEVLLHQGSPYSVLKVLQAFHKVRFFHYESYLKLLHYLDFNSESLQSKPNFILYIVFAAADANIFVESLYRKSFDLLETTLGDLELDAPDSILKMQEKLVYIDMKHHLRYIWPRDLIIFSWSFAVMELHKTRDLSKLLRILLLPQIYSMDMMLSDVLMTLEVAEALSVDNVEPELCKRIFETYGEKMRELEHMSEDSNIAANTRPALGDKFGTKYLDSDSQINFQKARYRIARNVKETMHFLGRDDLVTGILAHKNSPYVIDICLVKESKKGILLLGGRELMRNHYDGRWTVTDTGSSRLKRRVFQNSGWRTVDLNCTEWAKCKTSKEKRSYAKKIIDELYSIK, from the exons ATGGCGAAAGCATCCAGATTGAGAGTTAAACAAGCAAAAGACTTCAACTCTAGGATCTTGTCTTACGTCAAGGATAATAGTTTAGAGAAACGTAGCCTAACAGTAAACGAATGTTTAGAGCTTTTTGAATTGCAAACCACATCGCTTTTGGACAGGAACATGTTTACCTTTGCCTCTCACATATTCTC GTTAATTAAGGCTAAGtataaagataaaaattCTTCTGTGCTAGAGAACAGCGACCTTGATGTTGCATTAAGGATTTTACTTAAACTAAGTAAATGTGATATTTACTACCCAGAGCTCATGAATTTCGTATCTAAGGATATATCTCAGCTCACTATTCCACAGTTACTGGACTTTATTTTTCTATCTAATCAGGGTAAACTCAGATCAAAACATCATTTAG ATAAAGCCTATACACACTGCCTTCATCGTATAAATGAGCTTGAATTTGACGAGTTTTTGAAGGTTTTATACTATTTCAGCTATTACGCACAAGaatacaaaaatatatttttgtcACACATAGACAAAATGCAGAATAATTTGTCTAGATTATCGGAAGAAGATATGGTAATGCTTTTGAATGTCTCCAAACTCTTATATCAACATGATGGTTCCACTACACTTCGTGATCTTGTAGTAAGTCATATTAATCATAACATAGATTCTTATGATGGGAATTTCCTCATGAG AGCGGTATCAGAAATCTCTAGAGGTGCCAGAACAAAGACTTCTGCTAGACTCCTCCAATATGTAACAACTAGAGATTATATTACTGAGGAATTTCAAACCTGTCAAATCGCTACATTGATAAATTTCATGACGTCGATAGTTTATTGGAGAAGAGG AATACAACTACTTACTAACATACTAAACACTTTGGCCCTTCGCATCGCAGAAATTGCAAAGAACAAGAACATTGGAATTTGGTCAGATATCTATAATAACATTTACATCACTGGGTGGTTTTCCCTTGAATTTATGAGGGCTGGAATGAGCAATATAGTGATG GAAGAGGTTTTGCTGCATCAGGGTTCTCCATATAGTGTTTTAAAGGTCCTTCAGGCGTTCCATAAAGTGCGTTTTTTTCACTATGAATCCTACCTG AAGTTATTGCATTATCTCGATTTCAATTCAGAGAGTTTACAATCTAAGCCAAATTTTATATTGTATATTGTTTTTGCCGCAGCCGATgcaaatatttttgtgGAGTCATTATATAGAAAGTCTTTTGATCTTCTAGAAACCACTCTTGGTGATTTGGAATTAGATGCACCAGATtcaattttaaagatgCAAGAAAAGTTAGTTTACATAGATATGAAACACCACCTTAGATATATTTGGCCTCGCGATCTTATAATATTTTCTTGGTCATTTGCTGTGATGGAACTACACAAAACGAGAGACCTGTCTAAACTTTTGAGAATTCTATTATTACCACA GATATATTCTATGGATATGATGTTATCTGATGTTTTGATGACACTGGAAGTAGCTGAGGCCCTTTCAGTTGACAATGTAGAGCCAGAACTCTGTAAAAGGATCTTTGAAACATATGGTGAAAAGATGAGGGAGCTAGAACATATGAGTGAGGATTCCAACATTGCTGCAAACACTAGACCAGCTCTTGGGGACAAATTTGGAACAAAATACCTTGATTCAGATTCCCAAATCAATTTTCAAAAGGCTCGTTATCGTATTGCAAGAAATGTTAAAG AAACCATGCATTTTTTGGGGAGGGATGATTTAGTCACAGGGATTCTTGCTCATAAGAATTCCCCGTACGTAATCGACATATGTTTAGTCAAAGAATCGAAAAAGGGGATACTTCTTTTAGGTGGGAGAGAACTAATGCGCAACCACTACGATGGGAGGTGGACTGTAACAGACACCGGTTCTTCTAGGCTCAAAAGGAGAGTATTCCAGAACTCCGGGTGGAGG ACCGTTGATTTGAATTGCACAGAATGGGCAAAGTGTAAAACGTCCAAAGAGAAAAGGAGCTATGCCAAGAAGATTATAGACGAACTTTATTCTATCAAATGA
- a CDS encoding hypothetical protein (encoded by transcript BEWA_006320A) has product MSTDTLLNGFRVYKDYKSKDSYYRDFRRRKRDLDVIENRFAGLLGYENNAPNYTTPPGVSISLRSECYALFNSLSSDPELLAQFRKLISDSLVIDGPVTDKPFKLQDNGDNLVSLLRFLFNTLSQKYEEASNLKDAVTALKEEQLELSQCLLDSYEVNNLQTRIALLTDEKLNLSNTVLQLHKEYGLDAKNHEESLLYDLNNLSTAYQRLYDEYANLEHELYSANLKNDYLSKRLFDVESYLSMQYFINGLYPPEFEQIHADMSDIPDTDSLECCSDSRLDDYTEIDIFAADDRDSKGFLEAFRFYKSGIVENDESQINPPIFNSDDKYNDLVRKLDEYKKENQVLRIENETLSSQKYSTDEILRQNNAAISGFATIGQLLHQITISIENLSDLEHSGHAHTVAKTYITQSEDKLNVLEYENKAFKAKLMELYEDLHRESSSNFSLQRQLSQTKMELDHAKEAFFNLENLNVVILRNEEELNLLKSNKELYLEQLNSMQNEAAHLNEEKHTLVLKLRTFEAMNESSMTECGVLREEIAQLRAIVNGHFPSNHGIRDKLSKLELESNCKLLEDKLSRSRIEASNLHNTNGQLLFSMMELRRELERERYENVYYSKQISSYIANESKIRIQLDHYTNQIESLTASLETTNELLNSRSAELSAAADKIFEKDRQILSFEARIDMILSFYTKIIDIINQATPTKLSDTSLSILELSQFDTTYYNNLFETIQRVSIKVNDNFDQNSLSKGLNQASQKIYNILNFNYITSTLAISLCKELHKRDGSHINTTKKDNIILSTKELAEIDTIKMEYVSKISELEAQIRELQHLNKQNQKFTWENSIQRITEKYEKSSEELKFMLKECNNLINLNEMALESLRKDNARLLSDHTNAANVIIEYQDRLNSNINERNVLKEVLYSIIPESLREVCDKDDPIGNIKALDKYIESMKLDRNMVINDDIPRRQNTVLDYKNRENNDDYILSNYKDNINRQNIVIDELVSNVDYYYRFIRDNIQSQIKEISDYTDGETDLESPLNVTGKFSDDTIYDNGSDYSDSDYDYTNADDISQKHTKYFEIIIKLLDRLKYAYSMILPKKISDVNIEEKFGLSAPGDMKIIRHFSQLCHILKEITHGTPRQFHLDDIVYQMETLPTSTDSLDKKNRLWTKCIGTIISIATEVLASKSKEQHSELEEALLRYDLTKKSLEEIQALSQIQNKELKKRNTDIHEMEGRIEELQTYCRKIESELENSKDANDRDSCLDKQKDIRACIKQIEKLETIIIELEEVNGLLNQQLESSKIEMYVCI; this is encoded by the coding sequence ATGTCTACAGATACACTGTTGAATGGGTTTCGTGTGTACAAAGATTACAAGAGCAAGGATTCTTATTATAGGGATTTTCGTAGAAGAAAGCGCGATTTAGATGTAATTGAGAATAGGTTTGCGGGCCTATTAGGATATGAAAACAATGCTCCAAATTATACTACACCTCCTGGAGTTTCCATCTCTCTTAGGTCTGAATGCTATGCCCTATTTAATTCCTTATCCTCTGATCCGGAGTTACTGGCTCAGTTTAGAAAGCTGATTAGCGATTCTTTGGTAATTGATGGACCTGTAACAGACAAACCCTTCAAACTTCAAGACAATGGTGATAACTTGGTATCATTACTACGTTTTCTTTTTAATACACTCTCACAAAAGTATGAAGAAGCAAGTAATTTAAAGGATGCGGTGACAGCATTAAAAGAGGAGCAGTTAGAACTGAGTCAATGCCTTTTAGATTCATACGAGGTTAACAATTTGCAAACTAGAATAGCTCTATTGACTGATGAAAAATTGAATCTTAGTAATACTGTCTTACAGTTACACAAAGAATATGGTTTAGATGCTAAAAATCatgaagaatctctttTATATGATTTAAACAATCTAAGCACTGCTTATCAACGTCTCTACGACGAGTATGCAAATCTTGAGCACGAACTTTATTCTGCAAATTTAAAAAACGATTATTTATCTAAAAGGCTCTTTGATGTAGAGTCATATCTTTCCATGCAGTATTTTATAAATGGCTTATATCCACCAGAGTTTGAGCAGATCCATGCTGACATGTCCGATATTCCAGATACAGATTCTTTAGAATGTTGTTCTGATAGTCGATTAGATGACTACACAGAAATTGATATATTTGCAGCTGATGACAGAGATTCAAAAGGTTTCCTTGAAGCGTTTAGATTTTACAAATCTGGTATTGTGGAAAATGATGAGTCACAAATTAATCCTCCTATTTTTAATTCTGATGATAAATACAACGACTTAGTAAGGAAATTAGATGAGTATAAAAAGGAGAACCAGGTCCTACGTATAGAAAATGAGACATTAAGTAGTCAAAAATACAGTACTGATGAGATATTGAGGCAGAATAACGCAGCTATCTCTGGTTTTGCTACGATTGGTCAACTACTTCATCAGATTACAATTTCTATAGAAAACTTGAGTGATTTAGAACATTCAGGACATGCTCACACTGTCGCAAAAACTTACATTACACAGAGTGAAGACAAGctaaatgttttggaaTACGAAAATAAGGCATTTAAAGCAAAGTTGATGGAGCTATACGAAGATCTACACAGAGAATCTTCATCCAACTTTTCACTACAAAGGCAGCTCTCCCAAACTAAGATGGAATTGGACCATGCAAAAGAGGCATTTTTCAATCTAGAAAACCTAAATGTTGTCATATTACgcaatgaagaagaattaAATTTGTTAAAATCAAACAAAGAATTATACCTGGAACAGTTGAATAGCATGCAAAATGAGGCTGCACATCTTAATGAAGAAAAACACACATTGGTTCTGAAGTTGAGGACATTCGAAGCAATGAATGAATCAAGTATGACAGAATGTGGAGTTTTGAGAGAAGAAATAGCTCAACTCAGGGCGATTGTGAATGGCCACTTTCCTTCTAATCACGGAATACGAGACAAACTATCAAAACTAGAATTGGAAAGTAACTGCAAATTACTCGAAGATAAGCTTTCTAGATCTAGGATTGAAGCTTCTAACTTGCATAATACAAATGGACAATTACTGTTTTCCATGATGGAATTGAGAAGAGAACTGGAAAGAGAGCGTTACGAGAATGTCTATTACTCCAAGCAGATATCGTCATACATTGCCAATGAAAGCAAGATAAGAATACAACTCGATCATTATACTAACCAGATTGAGAGTTTGACAGCATCATTGGAGACTACTAATGAGTTGCTAAATTCCAGATCCGCGGAGCTGTCCGCTGCCGCGGATAAgatttttgaaaaggaCCGCCAAATTTTGAGTTTTGAAGCTCGGATTGATAtgattttatcattttatACAAAAATCATAGATATAATCAATCAGGCAACACCAACAAAACTTTCTGATACATCTCTTAGTATTTTGGAGTTATCACAGTTTGATACCACCTATTATAATAATCTTTTTGAAACAATACAACGGGTATCTATAAAAGTGAATGATAATTTTGATCAAAATTCGTTATCCAAAGGGCTAAATCAAGCAAGTCAAAAGATATATAACATTCTAAACTTTAATTATATAACATCGACATTGGCAATATCGCTATGCAAGGAGCTCCATAAAAGAGATGGAAGCCACATAAATACAACTAAGAAGGATAATATAATTTTAAGCACCAAGGAACTAGCAGAAATTGATACTATAAAGATGGAATATGTTTCCAAAATTAGTGAACTAGAGGCTCAAATACGTGAGCTACAGCATTTGAACAAACAGAATCAAAAATTTACATGGGAGAATTCCATACAAAGAATTACAGAAAAATACGAAAAGTCATCGGAGGAACTAAAGTTTATGTTGAAAGAGTGCAAtaatttgataaatttgaatGAAATGGCCCTAGAATCTCTTCGAAAGGACAATGCACGTCTACTGTCTGACCATACCAATGCTGCAAATGTAATAATAGAGTATCAGGATAGGCTTAATTCTAATATAAACGAGCGTAACGTATTAAAAGAAGTTTTATACTCTATTATTCCTGAATCTCTAAGGGAAGTTTGCGACAAGGATGACCCAATAGGTAATATTAAAGCACTCGATAAATACATAGAGTCAATGAAATTAGATAGAAATATGGTCATTAATGATGACATTCCTAGACGTCAAAATACAGTTTTAGATTATAAAAACAGGGAGAACAATGATGATTACATTTTATCCAACTACAAGGATAACATCAATCGTCAAAATATTGTTATTGATGAACTTGTTTCTAATGTGGATTATTACTATAGATTTATAAGAGACAACATACAAAGTCAAATAAAGGAAATATCTGACTATACAGATGGTGAAACGGACCTTGAAAGTCCCTTGAATGTAACGGGAAAATTTTCAGATGATACAATTTATGACAATGGATCTGATTACTCTGATTCGGACTATGACTATACAAATGCCGACGACATTTCTCAAAAGCATAcgaaatattttgaaattaTAATAAAATTGTTGGACAGGTTGAAATACGCATATAGTATGATTTTACCTAAAAAGATTTCAGATGTGAACATTGAAGAAAAATTCGGTCTATCTGCTCCTGGGGACATGAAAATCATACGCCACTTCTCGCAATTATGCCATATTCTCAAGGAAATAACACACGGTACTCCAAGACAGTTCCACCTGGATGATATAGTTTATCAAATGGAAACATTGCCAACAAGCACGGATTCATTGGATAAGAAAAACCGACTTTGGACCAAATGTATTGGTACTATTATTTCTATAGCTACAGAAGTTTTGGCTAGCAAGTCAAAAGAACAACATTCTGAGCTAGAGGAGGCACTTTTGAGATATGATCTTACAAAAAAGTCATTGGAAGAGATTCAGGCGCTATCTCAGATTCAAAACAAGGAACTCAAAAAGAGAAATACTGACATTCATGAAATGGAAGGAAGGATTGAAGAACTACAAACGTATTGCCGCAAAATTGAATCCGAATTGGAGAATTCAAAGGATGCGAATGATAGGGACAGTTGCTTGGATAAGCAGAAGGACATACGTGCATGTATAAAGCAAATAGAAAAGCTAGAAACAATCATAATAGAACTTGAAGAAGTAAATGGATTATTAAATCAGCAACTAGAAAGCTCCAAGATAGAAATGTATGTGTGTATTTAA
- a CDS encoding kelch domain-containing protein (encoded by transcript BEWA_006330A), which translates to MSNYTRLTHTELSAIPGAPSPRAAHTCDAVGNFLIVFGGWSGKVALGDAYAYHTKKRRWYGLNLCLDLNPNISSSSKKRPKLTPSSLIRNNHVSSVHNNELYIHAGHDGNQWLSDMYALDVSFLEDSVSGLQFGQLVDIPVRYVDAIGKVPSKRACHSMTRVGDCFYTFGGYDGSQCFNDLEVFDPSISTWSKLSKPHGKKPPARNAHTMVSDGRNLFLIGGHSGSVHFDDVYTYTISSHTWTKVKLDGFIPPPVRGHSTAFYHQEVYMFGGFNGDEPFNTFYVYNLRSCTWGIQDVYYESSSISKRQRCSMVQVGDSLYIFGGFNGKHWLNDLHTIKYQSIQASHSDDSLAALAKNLGQFMNNSRFSDVSISAAGKEIPAHSVILAANSTYFHDLLTKEDPPSVIELNGWSLDAVMKLVEFIYTSKIDDFSSNNHYRICEVLGLADSCNLDKLKSMCEELLVPKIDIDNACYLLKSSKLYNADYLRQCCFDFISENAADVMLTPGFEELSSVPSLVMELAKLSINKTA; encoded by the coding sequence ATGTCCAATTACACACGGTTAACTCATACAGAATTATCCGCTATACCAGGGGCTCCATCTCCCCGGGCAGCACACACTTGCGATGCCGTGGGAAACTTTTTGATTGTATTCGGAGGATGGTCCGGAAAAGTTGCTTTAGGTGATGCCTATGCCTATCATACGAAGAAGAGACGTTGGTATGGATTAAATTTATGTTTGGATTTGAATCCAAACATATCTAGTTCTTCAAAGAAGCGTCCAAAGTTGACACCATCATCATTGATTCGTAATAACCACGTTTCATCAGTTCACAATAATGAACTATATATTCACGCAGGACATGATGGCAATCAGTGGTTGTCTGATATGTATGCTTTAGATGTGAgttttttggaggatagTGTATCTGGATTACAGTTTGGCCAGCTCGTTGACATCCCTGTTCGTTATGTGGATGCAATAGGTAAAGTTCCATCGAAACGTGCTTGCCATAGTATGACACGTGTGGGTGACTGCTTCTATACCTTTGGTGGATACGATGGTAGCCAATGCTTTAATGACTTGGAAGTTTTCGACCCGTCAATTAGTACATGGTCTAAGTTGAGCAAGCCGCATGGTAAAAAACCTCCCGCAAGGAATGCACACACCATGGTATCTGATGGACGGAATTTGTTTTTGATCGGTGGTCACAGCGGCTCTGTTCATTTTGACGACGTTTACACATATACTATTAGTAGCCACACTTGGACAAAAGTGAAATTGGATGGTTTTATTCCCCCACCTGTTCGTGGTCATTCTACTGCATTCTATCATCAAGAAGTATACATGTTTGGTGGTTTTAACGGTGACGAACCCTTCAACACGTTCTACGTGTACAACCTTCGGAGTTGCACATGGGGAATACAGGATGTATATTATGAATCCAGTTCCATATCTAAGCGCCAAAGATGTTCTATGGTACAGGTTGGGGATTCgttgtatatttttggaggattTAATGGAAAGCACTGGCTAAATGATTTACACACTATAAAGTATCAATCAATACAAGCTTCCCATTCTGATGATTCTTTGGCCGCTCTTGCCAAAAATTTGGGCCAGTTCATGAATAACTCACGCTTTTCTGATGTATCTATATCTGCTGCTGGTAAGGAGATTCCTGCACACAGCGTCATACTTGCAGCAAATTCTACTTACTTTCATGATTTACTCACAAAGGAGGATCCTCCCAGTGTTATTGAATTGAATGGATGGTCTCTTGATGCTGTAATGAAGTTGGTAGAATTCATATATACCTCGAAAATAGATGATTTCAGTAGCAATAATCACTATCGTATTTGTGAAGTACTAGGGCTTGCAGATAGTTGCAATTTAGATAAACTAAAGTCCATGTGCGAAGAGTTGCTTGTGCCAAAAATCGATATTGACAATGCCTGCTACTTgttaaaatcatcaaagtTGTACAACGCTGATTATTTGCGTCAATGTTGCTTTGACTTCATATCTGAAAACGCGGCGGATGTGATGTTAACTCCTGGTTTTGAGGAGCTGTCTTCAGTACCATCTCTTGTCATGGAGTTGGCCAAATTGTCAATCAACAAGACCGCGTAA
- a CDS encoding integral membrane protein domain-containing protein (encoded by transcript BEWA_006340A), with product MEGTDPESPIIRRGLSPSHYYGIENMHHGEHHLEGSSQSLKVIIFGGLDGILTMFAVVSGCFGASVSPRQILGLSIGSLLASAFSMGYGEYVSSRAEKDYVDSEKRREEMEIEFYPEVEKKEMFDIYTNRYQFTTADANSLVDLGFRRKEFFLRHMMVEELGILLEEDEITPLRKSILMYLSFCLLGSFPLLGFLGFLIPDTSASRKSILCFSLTTFFSILGAAALGYYKGIYTKQSKLKSALMMTANGIIVVRLLTPSA from the exons ATGGAAGGAACTGATCCAGAGAGTCCCATTATTAGAAGAGGATT ATCGCCAAGCCACTATTATGGAATTGAAAATATGCATCATGGCGAACATCATTTGGAGGGAAGTAGCCAGTCTCTCAAGGTAATCATATTCGGAGGCCTAGATG GCATTTTGACAATGTTTGCCGTTGTTTCTGGTTGTTTTGGAGCTTCTGTTTCACCACGTCAGATTCTGGGTTTATCAATCGGTAGTCTACTGGCCTCCGCGTTTTCAATGGGCTACGGCGAGTACGTAAGCTCTAGGGCGGAAAAGGATTATGTAGATTCTGAGAAGCGTAGAGAGGAAAT GGAAATAGAATTCTATCCAGAGGTAGAGAAGAAGGAGATGTTCGACATCTACACGAACCGGTACCAATTTACTACAGCTGATGCGAATTCACTGGTTGATTTGGGATTCAGAAGGAAG GAGTTTTTCCTTCGTCACATGATGGTAGAAGAACTAGGAATACTGctagaagaagatgaaataaCACCCTTGAGAAAGA GCATTTTGATGTACTTGAGTTTTTGTCTTTTAGGTTCATTTCCCCTTTTGGGATTTTTGGGGTTTCTCATCCCAGACACTTCAGCTAGTCGCAAATCGATCTTGTGTTTTAGTCTTACTACGTTTTTTTCTATCTTAGGCGCAGCAGCACTGGGATATTACAAG GGTATATACACGAAGCAAAGTAAACTAAAGTCCGCTTTAATGATGACAGCCAACGGTATTATCGTAGTGCGACTTCTTACGCCATCGGCGTGA
- a CDS encoding uncharacterized protein (encoded by transcript BEWA_006350A): protein MTSHEAAYQRKNLVLSDPSGRLNTLIKNGAEEELKHPHEFGKEGPTKPAHCRFAGAENCHVLCTRLCGLAQLALFLAAFVVGAFVCFVRHEEDVSSNAPGFFVFFLHKLKLLGLHHLVSFLFGLWEGLPEKTQKSVTKTLTYGTIGATIYPVLVSKPKAQPKDGEEQQPEEPVVDSHADLMKALSAYARVASSVILCGLLGYDASRNFKLLFHVFPKFA, encoded by the coding sequence ATGACTAGTCACGAGGCAGCTTATCAGAGAAAGAATCTTGTGTTATCTGATCCATCTGGAAGGTTGAACACACTCATCAAGAACGGTGCCGAAGAAGAGTTGAAGCATCCACATGAATTTGGCAAGGAAGGGCCAACAAAGCCAGCTCATTGCAGATTTGCAGGCGCAGAAAACTGTCATGTATTATGTACAAGACTTTGTGGCCTGGCACAACTGGCTCTTTTTCTTGCGGCATTTGTAGTTGGAGCGTTCGTCTGTTTCGTTCGACATGAAGAGGACGTATCTAGCAATGCCCCCGGATTCTTTgtattcttcctccataaaCTAAAGCTATTAGGATTACATCATTTGGTATCGTTTTTATTTGGGCTATGGGAAGGCCTTCCGGAAAAGACACAAAAATCTGTCACAAAAACGTTAACCTATGGAACTATTGGAGCAACCATATACCCTGTTTTAGTTTCTAAACCAAAAGCTCAgccaaaggatggtgagGAGCAGCAGCCTGAGGAGCCAGTAGTTGACTCTCATGCGGATTTGATGAAAGCGCTATCCGCATACGCCAGAGTCGCCTCTTCAGTGATTCTCTGTGGTCTTTTGGGATACGATGCCTCTCGTAATTTCAAACTTCTTTTTCATGTATTCCCAAAGTTTGCGTAA